AGTCTTATGCGGGCATGTTGTAGGACCCGCACACTGTTAAATAGATCGTCCATCCAATCACGAGACAATACACTTGGCACGTGATGTTATTCTTGTTAAAGTACAAGTGACATCCCTGCCGTTGCAGAAGTCCACTAATAACGGGCGGTAATGTAATTAGCCAGACCAGCTTTTTCCGTTTCTACAACTAAATAGTTAGCTGCCGACGTTTATGTACGACAAATGGTACCCTAGAGTCAAGCAGAATATACAAATATGTCTAGGGGTGCACTGCAGACGACATTGCGTTGCAGACAGCCTATAGTTGTGATTTCCGAGTTTGCTTAGAATTTGCTTCCACTCGGCAGCTTTTCTACTCTTTTTAATACAATTTCAGTTGAATAATGCAGACATGCCAGCGAAAATCCCACAGATCAAACAGTTGAATACCACATTCTTTTACAAGCTCCTAAAATGGAATCCTAGCTATTGCAATAATGTCAAACCTGTGTATAGATAAGTATTACATAATCAGATTCTACTAGACTAAGGCTCAGACAGTACTTCACATTTTGCACAtgctctttctgtctgttgagAGTGCATAACTAAATAAGCGATATACTTATTAGGTGTTGACTGATTGATCtgtttataaataaattaatatatatatacatatatatatatatatatatatatatatatatatatatatatatatatatatatgtactagCTGATTTGCTGTGGTTGTCTTACTCCCACTCTTCAATAGCGGATATACTATCTTGTAGACtattttcttctcttttcGAAAAATTTTTGGGAATCAGACTTAAAGTTCACAATCTAGCTAGCAAGACTATAACATAGCTAGCCATTctgttgaattaattaacgcgcgctaaaatTCCTTATACTGCTTCTGCCGGACTTGAACACTTGACGGTGTTTTGTAGATGACATGAGCTCGTACAGACTAGCGATAAGCGTTGCTTCTGATACTAGTGTTGCAGAGAGTTCTTGCTCGGGCACAGTTGAAACGTCTAGTCCGTCTAGCGTTCTCTCTCCTCTACCAGTACTCTCGACGAATGGATTTGCGGCCGTCGAGTCAGAAAGCAGCTCAAGCTTAGACAAACACGTTTACCATGTAAGGGAACATCCGCGAGTGAAGAAGAGACTTCCGTTGAATGGCTCTGCTGTGGAGATATTGTTGGTTGCAGTTAGTCTGTTGGTTGTATGGGCTACATCTGTGTCTACCACAGTGTTGGGTGCGCTTGCTCTAACGTCTGAGGTGAGGTATAGCTAAAATATAGATCAATAATGTTTTACAGTCTTTGCATACTCTCCATTCGCCGTGCAACCAGAGAGACGGCGTTGCATGCATGGTATTTGAAACCGCAAAGCGGCAGAGATCAATCTGTAGTAGGAGGACGAAGCGGTAGGTCATACCTGCCCTAGGCAACAAATTTACTCTATTGttagtacattaattaattaagctacaagGTGTAATCTAATGGAATGTTAAGTCATCGTCTCCATTCCTTACGATGTCTCTATGCTGTGTGAAACGCGTGGGtttggacaatccatggattgcctgTAGCATGGATCGCCAAATGCAAACAATGAATACAACCGTAGAATACAACTCTAATCCTATAACCCTAACCTTATCTCTACCTCTAACTCATATAATTACCAGCAAAAACTAGACATCCAtggtttgtccatctctatGTTTGCTCATCACATATTCACTTGATACAATTTCTGttgttaataataaattgcATGGGGATGTAGATATCCGGGATTAGCTCATAAGATAATCCGAGATTGATTGGTTTAAATTACCGTTAATTTTGAGCTTAAAGTTAAACCAATTAGACGTTGTTTAGAGTAGTTCGCTGTAAAGGCTTATTATATCATCTGCATGCTGTTGCATTGTGCTGTTGATCAGAGCAATGGTAGGATAGACGCATTTCCCTTTATAACAGTAGGGTATATATGTATCTACTCTCTCCACCAATCAGGGTTGCTACaaaccacgtgacatgatACAATTAGGTTCTGAAGCCTGACCGTGACTATACTGTATACCGTATATTGgtggggaatttattttggcggattggccGATTTTCCAGCGACCGCCAGTATAAAATCTGCCATAAATTTTGGCCAGCGACATATACGGGTTACTCCCGGTATGACGTTCTTTTGACGTCATCAACCACGTTCATCAGGCATTGATAATGGCGATAACAATGGCAACAGCCTAGGAATCAAGTGAGTTCTGTTCTTCACCCTTACGCAAAAATTCTTCATCAATTGTTGGAGACCACGAAGCCACGGAAATGTGATAGCCACGAATGAAGCTGTCTCCCCATGACGGCCGTCTCCCCATGACGGCCACGTGTCAAGTGGGTGGAGACTGGGGTCTACGCCTAAATTAATTATCCAACAACGACATCCAACCGCCAAACTAAAATCCGCCCATATtcttttctgtcaatttcttagaAAGCCGCCAAAACAAATTCCCGTCAATATTTGATCTTATACGGAATACTAGCTAAAAGTAGTGTGCAACACTGCATGTTTTACTGTCTATTCCATGCACCTAATATACGTTAGCCTCGGAATTTGGTTTCATTTGTAACTCCAGGTATACACCTACTAAGTCACATATTACTCCAAAGACCTAAAAGACGGCAAGGATATAATGCAAAGATGCTCAGTCTAACTATTGTGTGGAAAAATTACTTGTCGAGCATAAccaggcttctaatccgggttgcacaacagaaaggggcgtagTGTCCAACAGAAAGGGGAGTGGGGagtgagacacacacagagaccctgaaacacacagagacacatagacacacacacacacacacacacacacacacacacacacacgcacacacacacacacacacacacacacacacacacacacacacacacacacacacacacacacatatatatatataccaagagcTTGATTGAGAGcaatataggaccacgcccctttctgttgtgtgacCCGAATTAGAACCCTGGCTATGCTCGGCAATTAACAGTAGGTgggttaagttaattaagacatGACGTATATTTTTCTCACGTGAACTTGCACTGACCCTAAGAATTGGCGACgtcctctgtgtgtgtgtgtgtgtgtgtgtgtgtgtgtgtgtgtgtgtgtgtgtgtgtgtgtgtgtgttggtcatttgtttgtttgtaattatATATGTGTGAGTGCTTGTGTAAAAGGTGTTTTGTATAAAATTGGTGGCAAGTCATATACGTCATCTGATTTACAGGACGCTGCTAACGCCACGGAGGAGATGTCTAAAGTATCTCAAAGCTTGAGTGGTACATTTAATACCTAAGTGTTACACGTAAACCTTAATGCAACGGTTCAACTTTACTCTAGCAGAAATTCATGATAAACCAAATAACGAAAGCTTTACTGGATTGCTCTTCTCATGCGATGATTGGGATTTCCTCAGTATATCTGAAAGGTTGACTGTAAACATCTCAGATTTCATAGACGTAAGTGCTTCCATATTGTGTACTGTTGCTGGAGCGGTGGCATTGATCAAAGCCAAGAAACTGTAAGATGTATATATTGTAAGCGCTTTCCTCATCTATTTTCATGCATTGCCTTGTGTACTAGGCGATCGTTTCCCCACATTATACCCGTGTATATGACTCTAATTATTGCTTTTCTTGGTAGACACATACTAGTGATCTAATCAGAGCTACTACTTCATCATATTCTATATCGGTTATTTGTAGGTGTTCTAACCTTGACGAAAATGCTGTTGGGCAAAAAGCGAGCATTCTGCATAGAAGATGATCTATCTAATGATTTGAGTGAACCCACGACTTTCTGCACACTTTCAGGTAaatgcgcgcgcacgcgcgcgcgcgcacacacacacacagacacacacgtctGGTTACTAATTCTCGTTTCAAACTTTTAGGGGCTGGTTTTCAGTTTGTATATCTTACGTTGTTGTTTTGGTGGGTGTTTGCTGTCATCAACATGTGGTGGATAATAACGTTTCCAAACAGAGCAAGAAGATTTATGGATAATGCAGGAAAGATTCACGTTTTCCAGTCGCTTGTTGCCTGGGGAGTTCCTTCGTTGTTGGTCGCTGGAATTCTCGCCAATGACGGCTACGCATACAGgccaattgatatcaaattttgCATTGGTGCCAATAGGCGTTGGACATACTTCACTGCTATTCTACCGCATCAGATACTTGCTGCAATAGGAATATCTTTGCTTATCTGGACTTGCTTTCAGTTGCGACGAAATGTAAGATTTCAATTGCTTCATAAGTTCATCTCTGCATGTGTTCGCTTCTGGTCATTCCCTTAAAGCGATTCTTTTTGCATTTGGAACATGTATATTTGACTTTGCATTCTTTCCAAAGTTTCTTTATTACTAAATGTGCTTTTGGGTGTTTTGTGTTGATATAGCTAAAGAGACGGCGCAACGTCGTGTGTGGAAATATCAACAGTCGAGAATTTATTGAGTCATTGGAATTTCTGCAAATTCGTCTaatatttgtctttgttggCGTTGCCGTCTTCTCAATGCTCGCATCTGTTAAAATGCTATTGAATCTTCGGGAATCCAACAAAATCGAGTCGAGTTTTCAAAACTATGTTGCCTGTCTTCTTCTTAGCAGAGGAGATGGGAGCAATTGTCCAAAATCTTATCGTCAATATTTATACGTCAACCTTGGTTTGATTGTTCTTTATACATGGCCAGCAGTAATCGCTATTTTTATGCTGTACTTTTCTGCCTACAAGAAAGTGAGGAAGCTGTGGCTTTGCGTACTGACGTGTGGTCTCTACAACTATAGGAATGCTGAAATACGAGAAGACTAGCAGCTAACCAGTGGCACCAATATAGAGTAGAGAAGCGTTGGATTGTCTTCCTGAATAACAAATTTGTTGGAATGTTTGTATGATTTAGTTTCTAGTGATGTCCAAAGTCATAGatctaaaataattatataaatctGAAGTACAGTAATTTACTATTATCTTTGCAACGTTTTGCATTCCAAAGCATGAAGAACTCTATACTAACGCCTGTTGCCAAAAGAAAAAGCTGTTGCAACAAACCTGACCAACCTAAATGGTTTTCTGTTGGTAATTTATACGGTACACAATAGCTACGGGTATAGGTAAGCCCCGCCTTACTAATGATTATGTATTTTCGCGCCCTATCTCTATCATAAATTCCTAGATCTGCCACTTCCGTTAATGACATAAAGGGagtgttattattaattgtcgGGGAGTTTGGCAAAATTTGGTATTCGCATAGCTTGGTACGTGATCCTTGCAAAATATGCCTGCTAAAAACTTCTGACCCCACTCCTTGTCGGTTAGCTAAAGTAGCACTTCATCTATTGACGCAAGCGCAGTAAacgttaacgtacgttaaggcTTTGGGCTGCAGACCGAACGCTTACTGTGTTGCGCGGAGCATTGTTTTGATCTTGCTATCCGAGGCCAACTACGAGAGCACACAATAGACgggtctagacgcttcaggcgactctagcagtgaaagagaacaagttacagttcataagctactcagtcgttcgtacgttgtagactccatatgatcgtcttgagcgacttgcaatcgctcgatctttcgcactttcctccgtgtttctttctacgaatggacgccatactacagtacaaaagggcttGCGTGATGCGACAACACACGGAAACGTGCGACaccgcacataatcacgtgactcaaagtgccttcattctacagccgaaccatcgccgtatgtgtgcttttcgccgtccattgaaggtgagtcagtgatgcgaaGGCACGCTTTTACTTCCgtctaagcaaatatcaaagtgtACGTGAAGCGGTAAAACGAAACTCGCACCTAGTGGACGTTATTTGAAAAACCGCCACGtacgtttttgttttttggCCTTATTAgaatgctcagctatcaagtttgctctgagatagcgccaaacttcccaacttgatgtgtgaccagaaacgATTAGCGGCCGAGGGCGAAGTCAGAGTTGCGCGGACCGGTGAAGTGCTTCTTTAATAGATGACCCCAAATATGCCTGCTTTAGATAAACTTCCGACCCCACTGTCAGTTGGTTAGCTTACTCTATATCACTCCCTATATATGCTTATAATACATGCAGTATGTAATCATATAGGTATGTACAATATATATGTAATCTGTTTCAGGCTCAACATTGGCATATGTATGATTTCTAAAGATGGTACTTCCTATTCAACCTGCTGACAGGACAAGTAAAGCAACAATTGCCACTTTCAACAACGCAAGTGTACAAACATCttagaaatatatatatatatatatatatatatatatatatatatatatatacactgttCTTGCATCTTATTGTATCTTACATTTGTATACAATAAATATCTTTGAAAAATTATGATCCCAACAGAAAGTGACCCAAATGTTTAGTGACCCCTGGAAATCACTGAATTTTATAGTTATGACCCCCGAGCAAATTTGACATCCCTTTGGACACTTAAACCCGTGCCCAGGACTCCTCAGCTTTAGCAATTCGCGCTTAGGGAACAACgacacacgtgtgaaaccacatgaaCTTGCACACACTTGACAGCTAACTCACGTAATGCTAGAAGCCTAGCGGGAGGAGGACTAGCCACGATTCTAGAGTTTCCTCACGTTGACAAGAAGGCTAAGGCTTGAACTAAACGTTCTCTTCTAGATTTTAAAACTAGTGCATAAATTTTATTCTTGACCCAGACGGCAGGGGGCAGGTTTGTGTGGTTTTTCTACGTCTGTAAATTACATCTACCATAATTGCTAAAGGTACCGCATGTTTGTggaaaaaatattttaaatttatatgCAATAACGCTGGTAAAGCTAGGACAAAGAAAGCGTTGGTCAGCATTCAAATAAAGCTATGCAACCTCAAATATACTTATTCGACCATTAATCGTTTATCTTTTGTTTTTAAGTCGTAACTTTGCAACCAACGGGCTAGAAAGTATCTAGACATAAAAATAATTGACTGAATTGACTTGTCGTGCAACGTAGTTCTATAATTTTAAGAAGTCCCGGATTAAACTAGAGCATAAATATCTGGATGTCTACATGTATATAAGAATGATCGTATGTTAATACGCGTGCATATTTAcctgaatatatatatatatatatatatatatatatatatatatatatatatatatatacttattCAGGATCTGAGTACTTCATACCAGTGCTTTGTAtccttaatttaattaattaattataaaataatattattaattaactatatattaCAGATTTAATAAGTCATAAATTTTATCTCTAGTGCGTATGAACTTGTATGTATACTAATGGCTCGTTGAAGTTGCGCAAATAATTTAACATATTCCTCTGTTTTGAGTAATTACAATTTGTCCGTTGCGCACGTACACCTTGACTCCAGAACCCAGACAGAAGACTGAGTAATCACATTGTCTTAATGCATCGCTAACACCAACGCAAAAAATCGAGTCTACTACTGAGGCCTCATTTTGAGTTCTGTAAATTTCAAAGAGTAATGGTACCCCTTCCATGCTTCCCAAACAACTCCCGTAGCGTACTGGTCAGTCGTTCCTTTCAGGTAGAGACCATTCAAATTGGAATTATGACAATCTTGGTACCACCAACCACCCTTGTATTGCGCAGAACATTTTGACGGAGAGTCTTTGTCCTTAGTCGCGAATGCATGTCCGGAATGACCACTGAAAGAATCCCCCGCATTTCCGCTGTACTTTCCAACGTACATAAGATACGACGACGTGTGTGGACCGACCGTGAAGGAATCGTATTCTGCGTGCCTCTTCTCATTGTCAAAATCAACGAGATCGAAACGGAGTACCTGACTTGTAGCTAGACGATGAATCTTTTCCAGTCCCAACCAGAACTCGCCATTTAGTGTTCCGAATCCTCTTTTGTACTCGATCCAGCCTCGATAAAAGTTAACTGATCAGTCTCGTCGTCTCTGGAAGACCGTCCATCCTCCTCCGTTTGTCTTCATGTCGCACCAGACTGAGAAAGAGCCCAAACCATCGCGCGGATCGATCACGTACACTCCACTGACCGTGTGTCCGAGAAGAAGAGCGTGATGACAGTTGCGGGGGATCACGTCTGCGTGGCAGCAAGACTGATCCGTTTGAGAAGCATTGCAACTCGAGCGTAGGACAAAAACCACCACAACTGCGCTGATCACCTTCATGTCTAAAAGTTAATTCTCTTGACAGTTGATCACAAAGCTATGAGGCAAGCGCTGGAAGAAACGATTAATGGTTGGATTGATATGTCACGGATTGCGTGGGAATACCGCATGCATTTGCACGACACGGGCGTTAGTTAAGGTACACTCCGTCGTTTAGCGGTACGCccagcaaacttgatagcgtATTATAcacaatcaagttggaaggtttgcctgaactacaggcaaagctagATATCAGAGCGTATTCACGGTTACCTAAAATGGATTTTGGAATCttgttgttgaagcagagtttggGTCGCGCGCAAACCAACCcgtcatctttcctcaggtCGAAGGCATGCACCAAATAGATTAcgttttacacaaaaccaggtttgaacatgCAAATGCTACATATCAGCGTGAGAACAGAGCGCATACCATACATGAATACGTGGTATGCAGTAAGTAGGCCACGTGATGAGTGCAAAAGCGCACAATGCAGTGCAGTTACTCCAGTTAGGCTTGCATACGCATGCATCCACACCAGTTTCATAAGCCAGACGCTCATTTTCTCAACATTTCGTGAGTGATTTCTGGCATTTAGACGGTAGCGAGGCTCTTAAGTCAGCTAGCGTCGACGAAAtgtttctcacgtgaccatcatTAGCTTTGTTTTCACGATGTTTGCTGCTATCATCTAGCGCTCTCATagtcagctttgcctgtagttcagaccaaccttctatcttTATTGCGTAGCTATGCAATTACGTGCTAAACGACGGAGTCTAGGCCTACGCTTTGCGCATGCACGCgcatttttcaatttgtctttgcTTTGTCGTTATCTATAATTATTTACGTAAGACGCGGTTTTGTCAATAACACGGGTACGCCTACAGTAACTACTTTGGCATGGTAAGGTTGACAACAATAGTTTACTGTCTGCTAATGTTTTGTTGGTCAATCAGAATGCGGGGATTTCGTCTTTTTAGCTCAGTATTATATCAAGTTAAAAagttaatattattaaatagataaataaaaaaaCCTTTTAATGACGGAGGCAGAGGTGGCTCGTGTAGTTCTACGAAACCGTTGGATCGATGAGAATAAAGTAAGAGTAACATCAAACAATGACTTAGAATTTGTCAAGCCTTTTACTGACAAACTAATGATATGATCAAGTTTGCGTTATTATTTTCAGTCCTCATTTTTAATGAAATAACTCATAGATACATGCATATCGTAAATAGTGATTCTGTAAATCGACCAAACCCCTTCTAACAAGTATAATATTCTAGATTTGCTTTTCAATATAAAAATCTCTACATTCAAACACATGCGCTCATTTGTATACAAAATGTTTATTTTAGTCAAATGCTCGAAACAGGTTTGGCTACAGTGTTTCGTTGAGAAAGAGTGTGTAGTGAGCTACGTCACGTGATATGTAGAAGTTGGGGACTTTTATTGACGTTCTAATCTACGTTTGTAAACTCTGCAAAGACAAGCACCGTCTAACCCTAATTAATGGcaatttacaaacaaattttgtgtgtgagtgtgtgtgtttgcgttcccgtgtgtttgtgcgcgcgcgcgcgcgtgtgtgtgtgtgtgtgtgtgtgtgtgtgtgtgtgtgtgtgtgcgtgtgtgtgtgtgtgtgtgtgtgtgtgtgtgtgtgtgtgtgtgtgtgtgtgtgtgtgtactcgcGCTCGCGTGTGttttgtccattgtttgtttgtaattatgtgtacatgtgcttGTGTAAGAAGTATTTTGTATGAAACTGGGGGTGAGTCATGACGTCATTTGATTTACAGGACGCTGCTAACGCCACGGAAGAGATGTTTAGAGCATCGCAAAACTGgagtgatatatatatatatatatatatatatatatatatatatatatatatatattatgtatgtatgcatacacactgtacatttcaattatGTAAATGAcaatcgcaaaacgacgactaacAGCCTCAGATACGCAGTCTAACTACAAAGTTTGCATTTACTTCTATGACAGTGTCAGGGTCGTAGCGTGGCGTTTGCTAGACACGGCCATATTTATAGGCGTGGTCATACAAATTGTgaactgtaaatacgtgtgaggacctaAGTTGTATATAGTGTATACACCCCCCTTTCCCCCAGtatggatctgccactgattctaccgtatcagtcacAACCTagtaaaatgggcgtgtccgtAATAGTGAGCGTGTCGCGTGACAGTCACGCTACGCCCTTGATGACAGGCCTGGTTACAGCAAATGAGAATTGTATCTCTAGtgtgtttcagtagacggtcagaaaactccgttgAGAAAGTATCAATAAGCGCGAGGCGCCACCTACGTATCTCCTCGCGCGCCCGTATTTTCACGTGCTCGACCACGTGCTGACGCTACACTCATCACGTGCTATGTATATTGCCTCGTGATTGGATGGAATACTTTTTTAGCAGTGTGCAGGATACAACATGCGCACGTAAGACTGCACGGAGTTTGCGACGTGAGACTTAGTCTAAATGCATGAGACTGCATGATCACACACAATGCGAGCCCTGCATGGtagcacattaattaatgtgctgATTTTACTGTAGTAGACTCACCTAGCCGTAGTTAGTGTCCAACACCAACAAAATGATGTCTGTTTTTAAATTGCGAATAAAATCATAATGTGGGCATCAGCCCACCACCAAATACAAATATCTAGAGAAGCTTCCAGCACAAAAAACGGAATGAAAGGCAATGCCATCTGGAAAGCCCAGCTCACACCTGCCAACCTCTGAAAGTCAAACCCTGGAACTTGAACGCCCAAATTGCCTGGATTTAGCGTATTCCCGCGCAGAAGGCACGGCCTCGCAGTTCTCGTCTATATTTGCGCTTACTGTAACTGCATGCATGAGCTGTAGAAAACCGAAGCCACTAGGCCACAGGCCAGAAAATAACTCGAAAGATTATTAGAATCAGGACGAAACGTGTGTATGACTTCGACTTCGCTATCAACTCTCTCGGTTGCATTCGTCTGTACAAGGAAA
The DNA window shown above is from Corticium candelabrum chromosome 13, ooCorCand1.1, whole genome shotgun sequence and carries:
- the LOC134188553 gene encoding LOW QUALITY PROTEIN: fibrinogen C domain-containing protein 1-like (The sequence of the model RefSeq protein was modified relative to this genomic sequence to represent the inferred CDS: substituted 1 base at 1 genomic stop codon), with protein sequence MKVISAVVVVFVLRSSCNASQTDQSCCHADVIPRNCHHALLLGHTVSGVYVIDPRDGLGSFSVWCDMKTNGGGWTVFQRRRDXSVNFYRGWIEYKRGFGTLNGEFWLGLEKIHRLATSQVLRFDLVDFDNEKRHAEYDSFTVGPHTSSYLMYVGKYSGNAGDSFSGHSGHAFATKDKDSPSKCSAQYKGGWWYQDCHNSNLNGLYLKGTTDQYATGVVWEAWKGYHYSLKFTELKMRPQ